The proteins below are encoded in one region of Ferruginibacter lapsinanis:
- a CDS encoding efflux RND transporter permease subunit: MFNKFIHRPVLSIVISLMITILGVVALIQLPVTQFPSISPPKVNIAAEYPGANGELMIKAVVIPLERAINGVPGIKYIASDAGNDGEASIQVVFNSGVDPNIASVNIQNRVASVINKLPPIVVREGVKITREESNMLMYVNLYSTDTALDEKFLFNFADINLLSEIKSVNGVGVADILGNREYAMRIWLKPDRMTAYKISADDVLKALDEQSLEASPGKTGESSGRRSQAFEYVLKYPGRFTTKEGYENIILRSSPDGEILRVKDVAEVEFGSSYYDIYSGLNGKPSAAIMIKQSYGSNASEVIKNIKAKMEEIKNTSFPKGMNYEISYDVSTFLDASIEKVLHTLVEAFILVGIVVFLFLGDWRSTLIPAIAVPVSLIGTFIFMQFFGITLNLITLFALVLAIGIVVDNAIVVVEAVHAKMEEKNLSPAYATEEAMHEISGAIIAITLVMAAVFIPVAFMSGPVGIFYRQFSITMATSIGLSGLVALTLTPALCAMLLKNTHGAKRKQTPLRKLLDGFNNWFERTLGKYKSILGFIVNKRIISLLALFGFCAGIWFLNTQLPSGFIPNEDQGMFYAIVQTPPGATLERTNEVVGQLQRIAQGMEDVKSVSSLAGFEILSEGTGANSGTCLVNLKDWSDRKHSVNDIIKEFEEKAKDIQGATVEFFPPPAVPGYGAAGGFELRLLDKAGSGNYKKMETVNNDFVRALNKRPELSSVFSFYSASFPQYMLTVDNDAAQQKGVTIENAMNTLSTLVGSNYETNFIRYDRQYKVMVQALPQYRALPEDILKLYVKNDKDEMVPFSAFMHMEKVYGLSEITRHNMYNSSEISGAAAPGYSSGAAIKAVEEVAKKTLPRGFGIDWAGISKDEVAQGNQAIYIFLICLVFVYLLLAAQYESFVLPLPVILSLPAGIFGAFLLLKILGLENNIYAQVAMVMLIGLLGKNAVLIVEFAVQKHRSGSTVLQAAIEGAAVRFRPILMTSFAFIAGLIPLVKATGPGAVGNRTIGSAAAGGMLLGTVFGVLLIPGLYYIFALISEKNPMVEDEYENPLTEEIDNNVEPI, encoded by the coding sequence ATGTTCAATAAATTCATACACAGGCCTGTACTGTCAATTGTAATATCGCTGATGATCACCATACTGGGTGTGGTGGCATTGATACAATTGCCCGTAACACAGTTCCCTTCTATTTCCCCGCCTAAGGTAAACATCGCTGCTGAATATCCCGGAGCCAATGGCGAGCTGATGATCAAAGCTGTGGTAATTCCATTGGAAAGAGCTATCAATGGTGTTCCCGGTATCAAATACATTGCCTCCGATGCTGGTAATGATGGCGAAGCGTCTATACAGGTGGTATTTAATTCCGGTGTCGATCCCAACATCGCATCCGTAAATATTCAGAACCGTGTGGCTTCTGTGATCAACAAATTACCACCCATCGTTGTTCGTGAAGGAGTAAAAATTACCCGTGAGGAATCTAACATGTTGATGTATGTGAACCTCTACAGTACTGATACGGCACTGGATGAAAAGTTCCTGTTCAATTTCGCCGACATCAATTTACTGTCAGAGATCAAGAGTGTGAATGGTGTGGGTGTGGCCGATATCCTGGGCAACAGAGAATATGCCATGCGTATCTGGCTAAAGCCCGATCGCATGACTGCCTATAAAATTTCTGCAGATGATGTATTGAAAGCATTAGATGAACAAAGCTTAGAAGCTTCACCCGGCAAAACAGGCGAAAGCTCAGGAAGAAGATCACAGGCTTTTGAATATGTATTAAAATACCCCGGCCGTTTTACAACCAAAGAAGGATATGAAAATATTATTCTCCGGTCTAGTCCCGATGGAGAGATACTGCGTGTGAAAGATGTGGCCGAAGTGGAGTTTGGCAGCAGCTATTATGATATCTATTCCGGTCTCAACGGCAAACCTTCTGCCGCTATCATGATCAAGCAATCCTATGGAAGTAATGCCAGCGAGGTAATAAAAAATATCAAAGCTAAAATGGAAGAGATCAAGAACACTTCATTCCCCAAAGGAATGAATTATGAGATCAGCTATGATGTTTCTACTTTCCTCGATGCCTCTATTGAAAAAGTATTACACACCTTGGTAGAAGCATTTATACTCGTAGGTATAGTAGTGTTTTTATTCCTCGGAGATTGGCGCTCTACTTTAATCCCCGCCATTGCTGTTCCGGTTTCATTGATAGGCACATTTATCTTCATGCAGTTCTTCGGCATCACACTCAATCTTATCACCTTATTTGCATTGGTATTGGCCATTGGTATTGTGGTAGATAATGCCATCGTCGTTGTGGAAGCAGTACATGCTAAAATGGAAGAAAAGAATTTAAGTCCGGCCTACGCAACCGAAGAAGCCATGCATGAGATCAGCGGTGCAATTATTGCCATCACATTGGTAATGGCAGCAGTATTTATTCCCGTGGCATTCATGTCTGGGCCGGTAGGTATCTTCTACCGACAGTTCTCTATCACCATGGCTACATCTATTGGTCTGTCAGGTTTAGTGGCACTAACGTTAACCCCTGCCCTATGTGCCATGCTGTTAAAAAATACACATGGTGCAAAAAGAAAACAAACTCCTTTAAGAAAACTCTTAGATGGATTTAATAATTGGTTCGAAAGAACACTGGGTAAATACAAAAGCATTCTCGGGTTCATTGTCAATAAAAGGATCATCTCCCTGTTGGCATTGTTCGGTTTTTGTGCCGGCATCTGGTTCTTAAATACTCAGTTACCATCTGGCTTTATTCCTAACGAAGACCAGGGTATGTTTTACGCCATTGTGCAAACCCCTCCCGGTGCCACATTAGAGCGTACCAATGAAGTGGTAGGACAATTACAAAGAATTGCCCAGGGCATGGAAGATGTAAAATCAGTTTCCTCCCTGGCAGGTTTCGAAATTTTATCTGAAGGTACCGGGGCAAACTCTGGTACCTGCCTGGTAAACCTTAAAGACTGGAGTGATAGAAAACATTCTGTAAATGATATCATCAAAGAGTTCGAAGAAAAAGCGAAAGACATACAAGGTGCCACAGTAGAATTCTTTCCTCCTCCTGCTGTTCCCGGCTATGGTGCCGCCGGCGGGTTTGAGTTGCGTTTACTGGATAAAGCCGGAAGTGGCAACTACAAAAAAATGGAAACAGTAAATAATGATTTTGTAAGAGCCTTAAACAAAAGGCCTGAGCTCTCTTCAGTATTTAGTTTCTACAGTGCCAGCTTTCCGCAATACATGTTAACGGTAGATAACGATGCAGCCCAACAAAAAGGAGTCACCATCGAAAATGCGATGAATACATTATCTACGTTGGTAGGTAGTAACTACGAAACCAATTTCATTCGTTACGACAGGCAGTATAAAGTAATGGTACAGGCATTGCCGCAATACAGAGCATTGCCCGAAGACATCTTAAAACTATATGTCAAAAATGATAAAGATGAAATGGTACCATTCTCTGCGTTCATGCACATGGAAAAAGTATATGGCTTATCAGAGATAACACGGCATAATATGTACAACTCTTCTGAGATCAGCGGTGCAGCAGCTCCCGGTTATAGTAGTGGTGCCGCTATCAAAGCCGTTGAAGAAGTGGCTAAAAAAACATTACCAAGAGGATTTGGAATAGACTGGGCTGGTATCTCAAAAGATGAAGTAGCACAGGGCAATCAAGCCATATATATATTCTTGATCTGTTTGGTGTTTGTTTATTTGCTATTGGCAGCACAGTACGAAAGTTTTGTATTGCCGTTACCGGTTATTCTTTCTTTACCAGCCGGTATCTTCGGCGCCTTCCTGTTATTAAAAATATTAGGACTCGAAAATAATATCTATGCACAGGTAGCAATGGTAATGCTCATTGGTCTGCTCGGTAAGAATGCGGTATTGATCGTTGAATTTGCAGTACAGAAACATCGTTCAGGCAGCACCGTATTGCAGGCAGCTATCGAAGGTGCAGCAGTAAGGTTCCGCCCCATCTTAATGACATCTTTCGCATTCATCGCCGGCCTGATACCATTGGTAAAAGCAACAGGACCCGGTGCCGTAGGAAACAGAACCATCGGTTCTGCCGCAGCAGGCGGTATGCTGCTGGGTACTGTATTTGGCGTACTGCTCATACCCGGCTTATACTACATCTTCGCCTTAATATCAGAAAAGAACCCGATGGTAGAAGATGAATACGAAAATCCTTTAACAGAAGAAATTGATAACAATGTTGAACCTATCTAA
- a CDS encoding TolC family protein, with product MLNLSKIYTCIAVICLVQIGCKVPAIVENKAKPTVPLSYGNSTDTANSAAIQWRTFFADKDLETLIDTALKNNKELLITLQEIEIARNDIRVKKGQLLPSVIGGGGIGVEKVGRYTSQGAGDASTEIKPGTEVPDWLPDYKVGAYATWEIDIWKKLRTEKKAAVTRYLSTVEGKNFLITNLIAEIANDYYELLALDNQLEIVKQTITLQQNALEVVKVQKDAGRETSLAVKKFEAEVLNSQSREFDIQQKIKETENEINFLLGRYPQPVVRNTTAFFNAVPQQVQTGIPSQLLQQRPDIKQAELDLAAAKLDVKVARAEFYPSFGISSSIGFNAFKPSYLVKFPESLLASLAGDVAGPLINKNAIKAEFDNANARQTQALYNYEKTILNACIEVSTELSNLSNLEKTYQLKSKEVNALTASIDISNDLFKSARANYFEVLMTQRDAVESKLELIETKLHQFNAVTNLYRSLGGGWQ from the coding sequence ATGTTGAACCTATCTAAAATATACACATGCATTGCCGTTATCTGCCTGGTGCAGATAGGCTGCAAAGTACCGGCAATTGTTGAGAACAAAGCAAAGCCAACAGTCCCATTATCTTACGGCAATTCCACCGACACGGCAAATTCTGCAGCCATTCAGTGGCGTACATTTTTTGCCGATAAAGACCTGGAGACTCTGATCGACACAGCACTTAAAAACAACAAAGAGCTATTGATCACCTTACAGGAAATAGAAATTGCCCGGAATGATATACGGGTAAAAAAAGGACAGCTATTACCAAGCGTGATAGGTGGTGGTGGTATTGGTGTTGAAAAAGTAGGTCGCTACACCAGCCAGGGTGCAGGCGATGCATCTACAGAGATCAAGCCCGGCACGGAAGTTCCCGACTGGCTGCCCGATTACAAAGTAGGCGCATACGCCACCTGGGAGATAGATATCTGGAAAAAGCTCCGCACTGAAAAAAAGGCGGCCGTTACCCGCTATCTCTCTACTGTAGAAGGCAAAAACTTTTTGATAACAAATCTCATTGCAGAGATAGCCAATGATTATTATGAATTGCTGGCGTTGGATAATCAGTTGGAGATCGTAAAGCAAACCATCACACTGCAACAAAATGCATTGGAAGTAGTGAAGGTGCAAAAAGATGCAGGAAGAGAGACCTCATTAGCGGTCAAAAAATTCGAAGCCGAAGTACTCAATTCCCAAAGCAGAGAATTTGATATTCAGCAAAAAATAAAAGAGACAGAGAATGAGATCAATTTTTTATTGGGCAGGTATCCCCAACCGGTAGTTCGTAATACTACAGCATTTTTCAATGCAGTGCCGCAGCAGGTACAAACCGGTATCCCTTCGCAGTTGTTACAACAGCGGCCCGATATCAAACAGGCCGAGCTCGATCTGGCTGCAGCAAAACTCGATGTAAAAGTTGCCCGTGCAGAATTTTATCCATCATTCGGCATCTCCTCTTCCATCGGTTTCAATGCATTCAAGCCATCGTACCTGGTAAAATTCCCTGAGTCGCTGTTGGCATCGTTGGCCGGTGATGTAGCCGGTCCGCTCATCAACAAAAATGCCATCAAAGCAGAATTTGACAATGCCAATGCAAGACAAACACAGGCACTCTACAATTATGAAAAAACAATTTTAAATGCCTGCATCGAAGTATCAACTGAATTATCAAACCTAAGCAACCTGGAGAAGACCTATCAGTTGAAATCAAAAGAAGTAAATGCACTCACTGCATCCATCGACATCTCCAACGACCTCTTCAAATCAGCAAGAGCCAACTACTTTGAAGTATTGATGACACAAAGAGATGCAGTAGAATCAAAATTAGAATTGATAGAAACCAAGCTCCATCAGTTCAACGCCGTTACCAACCTCTACCGCTCCTTAGGCGGCGGCTGGCAATGA
- a CDS encoding DUF5678 domain-containing protein — translation MVQKQQQKFVLTVRPKHADSRWVALDVNDKIISEGKNPKDVSFQAQKICSKFFLFFIPERGHTYVF, via the coding sequence ATGGTACAAAAACAACAACAAAAATTTGTTTTGACAGTAAGGCCTAAGCATGCTGATTCAAGATGGGTAGCGTTGGATGTGAACGATAAAATTATTTCAGAAGGTAAAAACCCTAAAGATGTTTCTTTTCAGGCTCAAAAGATATGTTCTAAGTTCTTTTTATTTTTTATTCCCGAAAGAGGTCATACTTACGTTTTCTAA
- a CDS encoding transposase codes for MSLTPIYKRFKNQKECILYLEGIFWDGSPICPFCGYRKYNTIQTENRYRCKACKSPFSVTVLTLFHKTKVDLQKWFFAVSNDHLTCRKLAKQIGVTKDTAHFMLVRISIARRNRPDIINKIKKEIYEQYY; via the coding sequence ATGAGTTTAACACCGATATATAAACGTTTCAAAAATCAAAAAGAATGCATCCTGTATTTGGAAGGCATTTTTTGGGATGGTTCACCTATTTGCCCCTTTTGTGGATATAGAAAATATAATACTATCCAAACAGAAAATAGGTATAGGTGCAAGGCGTGTAAATCGCCATTCAGCGTAACTGTATTAACACTTTTTCATAAAACAAAGGTTGATTTGCAAAAATGGTTTTTTGCTGTTTCAAATGATCATCTTACTTGCCGTAAACTAGCTAAGCAAATTGGAGTAACAAAAGACACCGCACATTTTATGTTAGTGCGAATCTCGATAGCCCGTCGTAATAGACCTGACATTATAAATAAAATAAAAAAAGAAATATATGAGCAATATTATTAA
- a CDS encoding P63C domain-containing protein: MSNIIKATHEGEITIGTANLKVAVLSNRKRIITQSAIFEAFGRPMRGSRSLADQDVPKLPGLIDAKNLKPFISNELYELIKVVEYEDLKGKRTDGYDATILPLICEVYVDARNAIKSNGTPVLTTKQMPNVFAAETVLRALAKVGIIGLVDEVTGYQEERDKNALQEFLSRFIKEQRGVYMPTYPDDFFEALFKMRGLNWSLANKGKKPQYFGHLLNNYVYERIGPKVLEELRRVSPKDEVTGKRKGKYTQYIDEKYGHPKLKDHLMILTAFAKAAGYNWNAWERMVNKALPKFGKDGSQIQELGFEEE, encoded by the coding sequence ATGAGCAATATTATTAAAGCAACACACGAAGGAGAAATAACAATTGGAACGGCTAACTTAAAGGTCGCTGTTCTTTCAAATCGCAAACGAATTATTACTCAGTCTGCAATTTTTGAAGCATTTGGAAGACCAATGCGTGGCTCAAGATCATTAGCTGATCAAGATGTTCCAAAACTGCCTGGTTTGATAGATGCAAAGAACCTTAAACCATTCATATCTAATGAGTTATATGAACTGATCAAAGTTGTGGAATATGAAGATTTAAAAGGTAAACGAACGGACGGATATGACGCAACAATTTTGCCGTTAATATGCGAAGTATATGTTGATGCAAGAAATGCAATAAAATCCAATGGAACACCAGTACTAACAACCAAGCAGATGCCAAATGTATTTGCTGCTGAAACTGTTTTAAGGGCATTAGCAAAAGTTGGTATTATTGGGTTGGTAGATGAAGTGACAGGTTATCAGGAAGAAAGAGATAAAAACGCATTACAAGAGTTTTTATCAAGGTTTATAAAAGAACAACGTGGTGTGTATATGCCAACATACCCTGATGATTTTTTTGAAGCCTTATTTAAAATGAGAGGATTAAATTGGTCTTTGGCTAACAAAGGTAAAAAACCGCAGTACTTTGGTCATTTACTTAATAATTATGTTTATGAGAGAATTGGGCCTAAAGTCTTAGAAGAATTAAGGCGAGTAAGTCCTAAAGATGAAGTAACGGGGAAAAGGAAGGGGAAGTATACCCAATATATTGACGAAAAATACGGACATCCAAAGCTTAAAGATCATTTAATGATATTAACCGCTTTCGCAAAAGCAGCGGGATACAATTGGAATGCATGGGAAAGAATGGTTAATAAAGCATTACCAAAATTCGGTAAGGACGGAAGTCAGATACAAGAATTAGGATTCGAAGAAGAATAA
- a CDS encoding efflux RND transporter periplasmic adaptor subunit has translation MNRIVWLISLCTLIYSTGCKTKTTEKEEAVKYTVTSALKADTSFTKDYIAQIQSVRNIEVRAQEKGYLENIYVDEGQYVKAGQVLFRIMPKMYEAEFLKAQAEAKAAELEMLNTKMLADKNIVSKTELSIAQAKLDEAKAEMSLAQVHLSLTEIKAPFDGVIDRIRFKLGSLIDEGGLLTTLSDNKSVYAYFNVSESEYLNFKTHNNAGDKPVVSLLLANNEMHKYKGEVETIESEFDNATGNIAFRAKFPNPDMLLKHGETGKVQMTIPINNALIIPQKATYEMQDNIYVYVVDQNNVVKAKKLTIRNKMPDLYVVDSGITENDKILLEGVQNVKEDDKINYQFITPDKVISNLQLIK, from the coding sequence ATGAACAGAATCGTATGGCTTATCAGCTTATGTACACTCATTTACAGTACTGGCTGCAAAACAAAAACAACAGAAAAAGAAGAAGCAGTTAAGTACACTGTTACCAGTGCCCTGAAAGCTGATACGTCTTTCACAAAAGACTATATCGCACAAATACAATCCGTCCGCAACATTGAAGTAAGGGCACAGGAAAAAGGATACCTGGAAAATATTTATGTAGATGAAGGGCAGTATGTAAAAGCCGGACAGGTGCTTTTCCGCATTATGCCTAAAATGTATGAAGCTGAGTTTTTAAAAGCACAGGCAGAAGCAAAAGCAGCCGAATTAGAAATGCTGAATACCAAAATGCTGGCAGATAAAAATATTGTTTCAAAAACAGAACTGTCTATTGCACAGGCAAAACTAGATGAGGCAAAAGCTGAGATGTCGTTGGCACAGGTACATCTTTCGCTTACCGAGATCAAAGCACCGTTTGATGGAGTGATTGACAGGATACGTTTTAAACTCGGCAGCCTGATAGATGAAGGTGGATTACTGACCACACTATCCGACAACAAATCTGTATATGCATACTTCAATGTATCAGAAAGTGAATACCTGAATTTCAAAACTCATAACAACGCAGGAGATAAACCCGTGGTAAGCCTGCTGCTGGCAAATAACGAAATGCATAAATACAAAGGAGAGGTAGAAACCATCGAAAGTGAATTTGATAATGCCACCGGAAATATTGCTTTCAGGGCAAAATTCCCCAACCCGGATATGTTGTTGAAACACGGAGAGACCGGAAAGGTACAAATGACGATCCCTATCAATAATGCATTGATCATTCCACAAAAAGCCACTTACGAAATGCAGGATAATATTTATGTGTATGTGGTAGATCAAAACAATGTGGTGAAAGCAAAAAAACTTACCATCAGAAACAAGATGCCTGATCTCTACGTGGTAGATTCCGGTATTACAGAAAACGATAAGATATTATTGGAAGGCGTGCAAAATGTAAAAGAAGATGATAAGATCAACTATCAATTCATCACACCCGATAAAGTGATCTCCAATCTTCAATTAATCAAATAA
- a CDS encoding helix-turn-helix domain-containing protein: protein MKDGIFLKEMGSKIKAERLANKHSLRELGLLAGLHLTSLWFIENGRKDIHILNLKKIADVYNKDVKDFL from the coding sequence ATGAAAGACGGAATATTTTTAAAGGAAATGGGCAGCAAGATCAAAGCAGAAAGGTTAGCCAACAAACACTCATTAAGGGAGTTGGGTTTGTTGGCAGGGCTACATCTTACAAGCCTATGGTTTATTGAGAATGGCAGGAAGGATATACATATACTAAACTTAAAGAAAATTGCAGACGTTTATAATAAGGATGTGAAAGATTTTTTATAA
- a CDS encoding DMT family transporter, producing MNWIILIIAGLFEVAFASCLGKAKEATGSDVYWWYGGFLIALTISMLLLVKATQSLPIGTAYAVWTGIGAVGTALMGIFVFKDPTNFWRIFFIITLIGSVIGLKSVSH from the coding sequence ATGAACTGGATCATACTCATCATCGCAGGGTTATTTGAGGTAGCATTTGCTTCCTGTTTGGGTAAAGCTAAAGAAGCAACAGGGAGTGATGTGTATTGGTGGTATGGCGGTTTTTTAATTGCTCTCACCATCAGTATGCTGCTGCTGGTTAAAGCAACGCAAAGTTTACCGATCGGAACCGCCTATGCCGTATGGACTGGAATTGGCGCAGTGGGCACAGCGTTGATGGGAATCTTTGTATTCAAAGACCCAACAAATTTCTGGCGCATTTTCTTCATCATTACCCTTATCGGTTCTGTCATCGGACTAAAATCTGTATCACACTAA
- a CDS encoding IS1595 family transposase, whose translation MKTFKNILDFQKEFSNEEKCRKYLEEQRWNGTPACPFCGSINVHRFPNSKIFKCREKQCRQKFSVTVGTIYENTKIPLAKWFLATYILSVHSKGISSLQLASWLGVTQKTAWHLNHRIREMLTDNAPELLEGIVECDETYVGGKEANKHKSKRKVKAGVGGKTMVFGAVQRDGKVRTRVIPQTNLENVTNAIEDFVAKDSTMVTDEHHAYKKVGEKYNHKTVNHRDKEYVRNEKGLKVHTNNIEGYWSILKKQIDGIHHSVSPKHLQRYCNESAFRYNNRGVFQDERFAAALANCNGSLKYKQLTGK comes from the coding sequence ATGAAAACATTCAAAAACATATTAGATTTCCAGAAAGAGTTTAGCAACGAAGAGAAGTGCAGAAAGTATTTAGAAGAACAACGTTGGAACGGTACACCCGCCTGTCCTTTTTGTGGCTCTATAAATGTACATCGTTTCCCTAATAGTAAAATATTCAAGTGTAGAGAAAAGCAATGCAGACAAAAGTTTAGTGTTACTGTGGGAACAATTTACGAAAACACAAAAATTCCTTTGGCTAAATGGTTTTTAGCTACTTACATTTTATCGGTACATAGTAAAGGGATTAGCAGTTTACAGTTAGCATCATGGTTGGGAGTAACCCAAAAGACTGCATGGCATTTAAACCACCGTATTCGTGAAATGCTGACAGATAACGCACCCGAACTATTAGAAGGTATTGTTGAGTGCGATGAAACTTATGTAGGCGGTAAAGAAGCTAACAAACATAAAAGCAAAAGAAAAGTAAAGGCAGGTGTAGGCGGTAAGACTATGGTATTTGGTGCTGTACAACGTGACGGTAAAGTGAGAACAAGAGTTATCCCACAAACTAACTTAGAAAATGTAACTAATGCAATAGAAGATTTTGTTGCAAAGGATAGTACTATGGTAACAGACGAACACCATGCGTATAAAAAAGTTGGTGAAAAGTATAACCATAAAACTGTTAACCACAGGGATAAAGAATATGTACGTAATGAAAAGGGTTTGAAAGTACATACAAACAACATTGAAGGTTATTGGAGCATCTTAAAGAAACAAATAGACGGCATACATCATTCAGTTAGTCCAAAACACTTACAACGTTATTGTAACGAAAGTGCTTTCAGGTATAATAACAGAGGTGTATTTCAAGATGAAAGATTTGCGGCTGCATTGGCTAATTGTAACGGTTCTTTAAAGTATAAACAACTAACAGGTAAATAA